The sequence TATAGGGTACTGCTTTAAAAAAATAGGGTCTGAGCTACCGGAAATTGCAACTATCTCAGAGGAAAATAAAGGTGAAACTTTTGATAATGTGCTAAGGGAAATTTTAATTGGAATGGGCTTTATTGAAACAATGAGCCTTATGCTTACCAGTGAAAAAGTGCATTATAAAAACATGAGGCTTGCTGAGGATGAACGTGTAACTGTAGCCCAGCCAATATCAACAGACAGGACCATGTTAAGAAAGAACCTCTTACAGGGATTAATGGAATTTTTAGAAGATAACAAACATGAAGAACTTCCACAAAAGATTTTTGAAGTTGGAACTGTTGTATTTTTAGATGAAACCTGTGAAACATGCACCCAAGATTATAAAAAGTTAGCAGGGGCCATAACTCATTCTACTGCAAACTTTACAGAAATTAAATCCACAGTAGCAGCGTTATTTGTAAATCTTGGGCTTGAAATGGATATTGAAAATTACATCCATCCCTCTTTTATAAAAGGGAGATGTGCCAAAGTTAAAGGCAGTATTAACTGGAAATCTGAAAAAATTGATGTTACAGGTTACTTTGGAGAAGTCCATCCAGAAGTTATAACCAATTTTAACCTGGAATACCCAGTTATTGCATTTGAAATCATGTTTAAAAACTCTGAATTATTTTAAATAAAGAGTTTAAACAATTTCATTATTTAATTTTTTTTAGATGCAATATACATTACTATTTTATTTTCAATAAAAACTCTAATTCATCATAAACAGTATTCTTATACTATATTTAATTTAAAAAATGCTACTTTTTTAATTTTATTTTCAGTCCAAAAACCTAATTTCGCATTAAACAGTAATCTTTTATCCATTATGTATTAATTCATAAAAAAAACACTACTATCCATGTATATTTATTAAAATAATCCTAATCCATCATTAAATGATGATATTTTGTCCATATGTTCTAATTCATTAACACGCTACTGCCCTATTTTATCTTTAATAAAATTTTAATTCATCATAAATAGTAATCTTTTTATACTCTTATGTGTTAATTTATTAATAGTATATTTGGAGGCAAATAAGATGACATTTGCTAAATGGGTAAAAATTATTTTGAAAAATCCTGTAATCAAAGATAAAAGAGAAACTGATGAACTTATTTATACTGTTGGGGAATCTTTCGATAAAAATCTTGGTAAGATAAACCAGATCCATATAAATGGAGACCAGATAGTTATTTCATGCAATTCGCCAGAAAATAACGAGATGATATCTGTGGGTATACCCCTGAATTCCAATGTTTTGAAATATTACTATGGTAAAAATTCTATGAAAATTTCCTGAGAACCTTAAATCTCAGTCATAATTTATGCCAATTATTTTAATCATATTTTTTATTTTAACTACAATTTATCTAAATACAGCACAAATACAATTTAAAAACTTTAATTAACAATAAACAGTTTAGTCTATTTGCCCATAACTGTAATTACAAATTTTCTATTTCTCGGACCGTCAAGTTCAACGAAAAAAACACTCTGCCATGTCCCCAAACTTAAATGACTATTTTCTACAGGAATAGTTTCACTACTTCCAATAAAAAAAGATCTTATATGTGAATCCGCGTTGTTATCTATTTTATCATGTAAATAGTTATTATTCTCTGGAATTAAAGACTCTAAAGCATATTGAAAATCTTTCACCAGTCCAGATTCATTTTCATTTATAACTATTCCCGCGGTTGAATGCTTGGCAAATATATTAATCACGCCATCTTTTATTTTACTTTTAGTTAAAATATCATTAATATCCTGTGTCATGTCTATAATTTCAACCCTCTTGTTTGATCCTTTATTTAATACGAATTTTTCCATCTCCATATGCTCACCGTTTATAGATAATATTCTGCTTAATTTAAATTAAATCCAGGTATTGATAGAAAAATACTAAACATATTTTATCCACTATTTCTCGCTTTAACCAATTTTAATCTATTTTGCTTCTATTATGTCAATATTCATTTAAATATTTTAAAAACCCCTAAAAATTAATTATCATTTGCCTATTACAAATTAGCAACATGTAACAAAGTTTACAGTAATATTTTGAGATTTTAGATATTCAACACACTCTTCAAGGGAAGATCCCCTAAACACGATATCCTCTTCTCGAAGTTGATCCATAGATTTGTCTTCATCCAGAATGCTGTTTAGCTTTAGCACTATAAAATCACCAGATACCTCACGAATAATTTTAATAGATTCTAACTTTTTTTTATCAGTTGGAACCCAATCAAATGGATCAAATCTATCTGGAAAGCGTCTTGACTTTCTTAATCTAATTATTTTTCCTTTTAAATTTTCTAGACTCATAAAATCACCATTTACTGATTCATTTTGTTTTCATAAAAATAAATATTTATCTATTCCTTATTTTAATTTTTAAATTTATTAAACCATTTAAACCAAAAAAGAGGTAAATATTAACATTTGAACCTAATTAAAGATCAATTATCAATATAAAATGCAGCTGACAAAAAAAATAACCTGCAGGTCATGGGGGCAGGTTATTTAATAGTTCTATCTAAAACAGCAATATTGTGCTGTTTAAAGTAAAAAAAACATAAATCTTCATTTTTTAGGTAATAGAAAAATAATAAAAAGGTAAAAATATTATGAAATCTAAAAATACTAGAATATCTTAATTGTTATAGAAAAGGTGCTTTTTCCCAAATCAATAATACTTATTTCATATCATGACATATTATATTCTTTCCGATAAACTGGCATATAAACTATAGGAATTACTGAAATCTAAAAATACAGGATTTAGATCCATCCGCTATGGTTGTTCTTTGATCTACATTTCCTTCAAATTCTATCCATTTAAAGCTGGAATTCATAATTGCATAACAGTTAAGGCAAAAAACATGTTTCTTTTTAGCGTCCTCTTTCCATGGGCAGTTTAAAAATTCTATATAATATCCCTGATCATTAAACAGGAGTTCATTTTGTATGCCAAACCCGTTAAATAGATCAGATAGCCATGTAAGGTAATATTTAAATAGGACGTCCGGATCCTCGGTTAGTTCATCACCAATTTCTTCATCAAAATTGGGTTTAAATTCTTCTTCTAACCGTTTTTCAAGTATGTTTAAAAGCATATCTTTAAGTTTTTCTTGAGAAGCTTCAGCATATTGAGGCAGGGCAGTTAAAACAAAGTCATAGTAGTCAGCCAGTATTTTCCTCTTGATGTTTTCACTGTTCCTCTTTTCTGATTCATGCTTGTAAAGCGCCATCTCAATATGAGCTTTCATTTCGCTTGTTCTAAATGGTTTGACCATATACCCATAAGGTTCTGTTATCCGTGCGCGTTTTAATATTTCATCATCAGAATATGCTGTTAAATAAATAACCGGAATATCTAAATCATCATGTATGTGCTGTGCAGCTTCAATACCATCCATATCCCCTTTCAATATTATATCCATTAATATCAAATCAGGGCGTAATTGTTTTGCACGTTTGATCGCTTCTTCGCCCCGATCAACTGTTTCTACGACGTTATATCCCAGATCTATTAGTTTCTGTTCAACAGCCATTGCCATAATGACCTCATCTTCAACTATCATAATTTTTTTGCCAGACATTGAATGCCTCCTCATATCTCTAATTCTTTAAATGTAATTTTAAATTCAGTACCTTCAGATGTATCCAGCTCTATAATTCCATCTATTTGTTTTGTAATCCTATTAATAAGTTCTAAGCCCAATGTGCCTGTTTTTTTATAATCTAAATCTTTTGGAAATCCTATTCCATTATCTTTAACGATTAATTCAAATTTATCGCTGATTTTATGGAATACTACTGTGATCATAGAGTTTTTGTTTGCAGACTCTTGAACTGTACTAGATGAACTGATGGATGTTAAATCTTCAAATCTACAACTGAAAGTTGCATGACTGGCAGATGTTCCATCTGAGGGTTCGCAACTGTAGGTTACAGGGAAAGCATATTTTAAACTGTTTGTTAGTAACTCATTTAATATCAGGCCCAATGGAATTGCAGTATCTATATCTAACATTATATTTTCCACATCAGTAATCAGTTTAATCTGTCCAGAAGCATTTACATATGTATTAACTAAATCGGTTGCCAGAGTACAGATATAATCTCCAAAATCAATGCTTTTAAGGTCTGATGATTGATAAAATCTTTCATGTATAAGTGCCATTGAATTTGCTCGATTTTGACTTTCCCTGAAAAAATTAAAATCCGTTTTATCCTTGATATAATGGGACTGAAGCTCAAGTAAGTTTGATATCATAATAAGATTATTTTTAACCCTATGATGAATTTCTTTTAAGAGCATCTCTTTTTCCTGCAAAGCTATCTGTAACTCAATTTTACTTTTTTTAAGTTCAGTTAACTCATCACGTTCTGTGAGGGCTCTTAAAATTGCAGGTACTAATTTTGTAAGATTATTTTTAAAGACATAATCTGTAGCGCCTTTTTTCAGCATGTCCACCGCGAATTCATCCCCGATTTTCCCACTTACAAAAATAAATGGAACTTCAGGTGCTATTTTTTTAGCAATCTCTAAAGCTGAAACACCATCAAATTTAGGAAGAGAATGATCAGCCAGTATCACATCGGGTCTAAATATATCAAGCCCGTTAATGAAATCTTCCTCTATTTCTACCTGTTTAGAGATAAATTTTATACCTTCACGGCGCAATTCATACTCTATTAACTCAACATCATACTGAACATCTTCCAGTATAATGATCTTAAGTTCTTCTTTCATTTAATCTCCCACTTAAAACCTTCTTTTATAGTTTAATTCCTTAAATCTTATGTGGAACGTTGTTCCGCCATCTCTTTTTAATTCCATTGATCCTTCCAACTGATTTATAAGCATATTTACCAGTTGCATCCCTAATGTTTGTATATTTTCAAAATTAATGTCCTCTGAAAGGCCAATACCATTATCAGCAATAATAAGTTCCAAATATTTATCATGCTGGTGAAGACTTATGAACACTTCTCCAGACTTGTTATCCGGGAATGCATACTTCAAGCTGTTAGATACCAGTTCGTTTATTATTAATCCGCATGGAATTGCAGTTTCAATATTTAAAAAAACTTCTTCTGCATCGATAATTGGTTTAATATTGTTTTTTGCACCATAAGAGTAAAATAAATCTTGAACCAGGTTTTTTATATAATTTGAGAAATCTATATTTGCCAGATCAACAGATTGATAAAGCATATCATGAATCATAGCCATTGATTTAACTCTATCTTTACTGCCATGTAAAACATCAACTGTTTCTTTGTGATCAACATAATTTCCCTGTAGATCGAGTAAACTTGAAATTATCTGCAGATTATTTTTAACCCTATGATGTATCTCTTTTAAAAAGAGTTCTTTCTCCTTAAGTGACGCTTTAATATCTTTTTCTATTTTTTTTCGGTGGCTTATATCACGAAAAACAACTTGAACAGCATTTTCACCGTTGTAGGTAAATCCAGTTGCTAAAACTTCAACATCAATTGACGTTCCATCTGCACGTAAAAATTTTTCTTCAATTGGAGGGAGTGTCTCACCATTTTTTAACATTTTTTGTACCCTTTCCATTACAGTTTTATGGTAATCTCCATGTATAAATTCAATTAAGGGAATATTCATGAATTCTTCAGGAGTTTTTATCCCTAAAAGTTCCATTGCAACTGTATTTGCAGATATGACGTTATTACCATCGTGAATTACAACTGCATCAAAAGAATTTTCCAGTAATTCACGGTAGCGGTTTTCACTTTCTTTTAATGATCCTTCTGTTTTTTTACGTTCAGTAATATCTAAAAAAGAAACCACACGATTTTTAGTATTGGGAATTAATGCAACAGTTATATGGACATCTTTAATGTCGCCTTTTTTATTAATTAATTTAGTTTCATAATTTTGAGGGACTGATTCAGGGTTAATTTTCCTTAAACTATGGTAATTCCGCACCATCTCCAAGTCTTCTTCAGCTATAAGGTCTATCCAGCTTTTTTTACCTTCCATCTCTTCTTTTAAATACCCTGAAAGCTTTTCAAATTCACTATTTGCAATGGAAACAATGGTATCTTCCCCAAATATTAATGTTGCAGTTCCGGTATTTTCAAATATAGTTCGGTAATACAGTTCTGACTTTTTAAAATCTGTTTCTGCTTTCTTACGCTTTGTAATATCTGTTATGAATCCTTCTAGTGCAATTAAATCTCCTTCTGGAGAGAATATACCATTGCCCTGCTCCCAAACATGTTTTTCTTTTGAATCTGCTGTAATTATCCTATAAATAATTTTAAAATGTTTGTTTTCTTTTAAAGCTTTTTGAATAGTATCCCATACCATTTTCCGGTCCTCAGGGAGTATTAGATCTACATAAGAAACATTTTTATTCATAATGATGTCTTCTGATTGATACCCTGTTAATTCTAAACAACCCTCACTTACAAATTCCATTGTCCAGTTGAGGTCATTCCTGCATCTATAAACCACTCCTGGTAAGTTACTTATTAAAGTTTCAAAAGTACGTTGATTCTCCTTTAACTCATTTTCTGTTAATTTAAGAGTGGCAACCTCTTCTTTTGTATTTCTATATAACTTCTTATTCTTTTCTAATGCCATTGCCTGGTGAAGAAATATAAAAAATACAGTGATTCCAACCATTAATTCTGTATATATCAAATATGGATAAGTTAAGTTGTAATTAGCCCATATAATTAAGAAAAATGCGGCTAATATGCCACATAATTGCAAATAAGAAGAAAAAATTGAACTTAGTATCCCATATTTAGGTGTATTCGCCTTAATATTCTCCATATAGGATTGATTTATTTCTGAAGCCCTATTTTCATCTGAATTAGAAATAAGATATAAACTAAAAATGAATTCAAATAATCCCCATTTTTTAGGCATAGAAAGCCTTTATATTCACATGATTTTATATTTAAATGAGTTAGCTGTGCAGTATGTCACAATTATGGGAATTCTCAAAATAGTTCTAAAATTAAAATGAAATTTACATGTTTATAGAACTCATTTCAAAATTTATGTGGTCTAATACCTATTTAAAAGAATATTTACCATATAAAATCATAATACATCATTATATTATAGTTATCCATAACAATATAAGTTATTATTATACCTCAAATATTAGTTTTAACTGTTTAAAATAATTTAATCTTTTATTTTATCTGATAAAAAAGTGAAACCTCTTAAAAACTTTTTTATTATTCCATTTTTGTATCGTGTTGAATAAATTAGTGTCATAGTTTGGCATTATCTTTTATAGTATCAACATTAATAATTAAAATTAAAATATACTTGTAATTAGCTTATGTTTAAAAGTTTCAATCCTTAAATTGAGCTTATAAAAATTAATTAATTTAGAGGAGAAAAACAACTTTATGATAGATCTTGCTACCTATTTCGGTAATTTAGCAGTTAACATTGTTGGAACTTTTGGTTATTTTGGTGTTGTAATTGGAACCGCTTTTTTTCCAAGTGAGATAATAATGCCTCTAGCAGGTGTCGCAGTTTCTCAGGGAAAAATGACTCTCGGGGGCATAATAGCTGCAGCAATCATAGGAGATGTTTCAGGTGCTTTAATCATTTATGGCATAGCATATATAGGCGGAAGACCTTTAATGGAAAAATACGGTAAATACATACTTATTGACCAGGATAAACTTGAGCAGGCAGACGCATGGTTTGAGAAATATGGGCCAGAAGCAGTCCTCATAAGCAAACTTTTACCCATAATGGGAAGAGTTATATCAGTACCCGCTGGAATTACCAAAATGAGCCTTAAAAAATTTGTTACTTACACTTTTATAGGTACACTACCGTTTGCAGTTACTCTGGGATATTTAGGGGTGCAGTTAGGTATCAAATGGCCCATTATAAAAGAATATCTCGATACATGGGATATAATAATTGTTACAGTTGTTTTTATAAGCATATTGGTCTATTTAATCTATAAAAAGAGGATTAATACAAAATAACGACATGATTAGACTAAATTGAGTAAAATATAGATAACAAATTAATTAAAATATTTTCAGTTATTTTATTGCAAAAAATTTATTTATCTAGCTCAGTTAAGTCAGTTAAAATTCTTCTAACTATCATATTACCCACTATATCTGTTAATGTTCGAGATACAGCAAGTAAATCTTGATCCAGAGGCCCAGTCATTCTCTCTTTAAATTGATTTAATTCATTATCAGTAACGGTTACTGTATACTCCCTAGTTTTCTTTTCCTCATTTATTTTATGTTTAAGTTCCATTTTTATCCCCTCCATGTAAATATAACCTATTTCTAATTAATCGCCATAAAATGACTTAAATTCTAAACAATAGATTTAAATCACGAAGTATTGCAATATTTGGGTTAAAGACACGTTTAAAATAATTTCCATTACAGTTCATATATGGAAATTCTATAGACAAATAATAAAGCTTGGTCCTTTTTAAGCTTTAAAACATCATTACATACTTTTATTCTTAACTAATTTAATATCTTACTAATTATATAATAAGTAATAAAAGGTGGTATTCCATGACTGAAGAATTATTTCAGATGTTAAAAAATGATCATGATAATGTTAAAAATCTCCTAAAGGAAGCTTCAGATAAAGAAGACAGTTCTAAATTTAGAGAAATTAAACATCAGCTTAATATACACATGGAAGGTGAAGAAGAATATTTTTATCCAAGATTAAAGCGTATAGATGAATATGGAGTAAATCAGAGCTTTAAAGAACATGAAAAAGCCAGAAAAATGATTAAAGATATGGAAGAAATCCACTGGAAAGATAAAGAATGGATGAACAAACTAAGAGAGTTAAAAAAAACAGTAGAAGCTCATTTTGAAAAAGAAGAAAACATGATATTTCCAGAAAGTGAAAAGCTCAGTACGCTCCAAAGAGAAGAAATAGCCCAAAATATAGAGAAAGAAAAGATGCGTAAAAGGTTAAAGAGCATTCCACATGAAAAGTTAGTACCGTTACCTGATGATATTGATATTCCACAAACCATTCCTGCCTCCAAGGTTAAGGTACCTTCAATGTATATAAATGGAGACGTTGAATATGAAGATAGTGAAGGAAATAAAGTTGACAAAGAAAATGCCACCCATTTAAGACTTACAGGTATTGATAGAAGATCAGATATTGTTGTAGGACCGGTTAAGCCTAAAGGGATGATTAAGTTAACTTTATATTTTAACAATGAAAATTCACCTGAAACCAGGGAAAAATCAACAAGCAGCAAAAGTAAAATATTTAATGAAGAATATAAGCCTATAAATAAATAAAAATTCTAATACATTCCATTTTTTTAAAATAAAAGTTATTCAGCTTATTTATACTGATGATATTCTGCTAATTATTCTCATTTTATCTCTTAAAAGTGTCTTATCTCCCTTAATTGGATCTCTTATTTTAAAATAGATTTTTCATATTAAGACTTTAAAATGGCCCTTTTGCAGGAATAAGGTTTATTCAAAGAATTAAGTTAGATGTACCCATTAATGACATCAATTATTGATTTCTCAAAATAGTTTTAAAAAGGCTTTAAATTCCAAAAAGAGTTATATTTATGTCTTTTTTTCGATTTTAAACCAAAAGGTTTATATATGATCATGTATTATTATGGTTGTACTTTAATGTCCTAAATTAATATTTTAGGACGTGGAGGCGGTATAATTAATCGAAGTAATTTATTTAAGATTTTTGGATTTCTTGTAGTTCTGCTGATTGCAGGAATGCCGGCGGTATCAGCAGGCAGTGTTGGTGCAAAACATGTGGTTGTGACACCAAAATATGTAATGGCAACTGCAAAACACAGCTGTTCAGTAGCATCAGATTATAAATACCATACAAGAGTTTTCTACAACTACAACCCACAAAAACATACATGGGGAACATTAAAATTTGAGCAAGGAACATATTATGGTCATAATCGAGGTACAAGTCCAGAAGGGCTTTGGTATGATAAAAAAACTGATATGGACTGGTGTTTAGTTCATGGAAAATCTCATGATCACCGTAATATTTATTTAATTCCATATAATGGAATAATTCATGGAAAAAAAGTAGTAAATGGATATTTTGTATAAATATTTCGAAATTTAACTTAAAGTCTTAATTAAACAAATTAGGCATAACTTTTTATTTTTTAAAGAATTTTTTTTTAAGTTTTTTAGAAACTAAGCCTATTTTAAACCAAAATAAAAAATAAAAAAATAAAGTTAAAAGATGTAATTATAGAAATGAAACAGCAGGAAGCTTATCTAAATTATCAGAGGGATTGTGGTCTTCATCTGTCCGTATATATTTATTTCCATTTACACTAACAATATTAACTTTCTGACCTTCGTCCCAAATACCCTGATTACCATTAAAAATTGTTATAAACGTATAATTATTTTCTAAAGCTGAAACTACTTGATCTCGCGACCATACTTCAGCGTCTCCCATTGCATTTCCTTTATCTTTATGAACTCTTACCTGATCTATATAATTTCCTTCGCCGCTAAATCTAACGGCCGATATACAATAATCTGCCCATTTTTCCATGGAATCTCCTCTTTTTATTAAAAAATTTATTGCATCTGAATATTAACACATCCCGACCAATATGATCTTGTATCAGTTAGAAGATGATATTTATTGTTTCCTATTTAGGCCAAATAGAAAAGATTAAGGTATATTATTAGAAATAGATTAATATCAGAGTTAATTAGTAATTTCCAAACCTTCTTTTAAGTTTAATTATAAGAATAAGCTGGCTTTAACCAGTACTAATTAATTTTTAGATAATGACAACAAAATAAAGCTGGAAGAATAACATACTAGTAATCTATTTAAATTTTTAAAGTTATTATATATTATAAAGTGACTAGAACCATGCTTACCATAACTAAAAGCACCTCTAACGACTATTAGGCTATTTTTCTTTTAAATCAAACTTAAAGTATTAAACGTATTACTTTATATGCACCTCAAATAAACGAAGTGCATTAAGCATCTCCAACTAACTTTTAAACCATTTGAGTCATTTTCAAAACGCTACGGAGGCTCTCTGAATAACTAATTTTAAATAGAAAATAACTTTTTGATGTTTAAACTAGCTTCAATTCTTTCAAGGTTTATAAATGTCTTTTTATCTCACTTTTTAAATAACAAACATATACAGCTCCTAAAACTTTGGCATATATTTGGATAATTCCTGTTTGATCACATCTTCTTGAAATCATGATCCATTTTAAGCTAAACTTCAATTTTTTAGATAATACTAAAAATAAGGATGTGACATATAATATACTGATGCAAAATAAAACTAAAATAGAAAAGGCATTGCTTGCACCTTCAGCCTATAAACTACAAATTGAAGTTTTAAATAAATTTGCAGCAGGAGACATTACAAAAAACAGATTAATAATGCAGCATATCCCTAAAACATCCCTTACCACTCAATTATTTCTTGCTGCAAAAAAAGGTACTCCTATCGTAACCTTCGGAAGAAAAAATAAACCAGGGATTATGATTTTAGCCGGAGTTCATGGCAATGAGTATCCTGCCCAAATAGCTGCTGTTAAGCTTATAAATAGATTAGCTGTAGAAGAACTGAATGTAACAGTCCGCGTGATTCCTTTTGCTATACCCTTTTCAACTGAAAGAAGCCTTAGATCATGGAAAGGCCAAGATCCAAACAGGACTGCAAATTTATATGGAACTCCCACCAACAACATACTTGCATATTCAAAAAGAAATAGAGTTAAATACCTGGGTGATTTTCACTCTACTAGACCTGGAGGATATCCTGGAAAACTAAGTGTACTCTGTTCAGAAATCCCCTGCCTTTTAAGTTTCCAGATGGCTGATTTTATAGAAAAAGAAACCAAATCCACACTGCTGTCATTTACAAAGGCAGGATCAATATATCCCGGAGCTCTGGAAGATGTATTTAATTTAGCTGGAATTCCTGCAGTGACAGGAGAATCAATGTCACCCCATGGAACAGTTATGCCTGGAAGTGTTAACGCATCATTAGAACAAATGTATGCATTTTTAAAATTCCACAAAGTGCTTAAGAAAGCACCAGAAGCGACATGATTTCAATATTATTGTGTAATATTCTTTTTTAACTCAGTAAATCATTATATCTGACTTTTTTAAAAATATAGATAACATTCTTTTTTTAAACTCAAGTCATCATCTCATTTTAAATTAGCTTTTTTTAAAATTAGAACTTTTTCAATTTTTTACAAATTATAACTCAAAGCACCTATTTTGGAATAACTTTGGATTAATTTGGTAGAGAATTAGGATAAAAATCGGATTAAATTCGGCAAAATTACTTTTAACATGCTTTACATCTTTATATTATCAAAAGTACAATGGAGGTGAGAAACATGAAGAAAGTATCCCTTAAAAAAGTAGCAATTGTTTGTGCTGCAGTGATGATGGTCAGTATGGTACCAATTTTTGCGGCTGATACAGGCACTTCCACAACAACCTTAAATCAGCACATGAAACACCAGTACAAGTATCAACATGGACTAAATGACAGTGATAAACAGATTAATTCAAATCAGAATAAAGTACACTGCCAAAACATTAACTGCACCCAGAACTGTACTGAAAATCAGCATAAGTACAGCTACCTAAACAAAAATTCATATAACTGTACTAGAAACTGTACTTCCTGAAATTAGAGATATATTATTAATATAAAAAAGAATAAGATATTTTTATCTTATTCTCATTATTTTAATGATTTATTCCCAGGATATCTTTAAAAATATAGATAAACCTACAAATTGAATTATATTTGTTATCAATAGAGGTATTCCCATTCCCTGACCTCTAAACCCACTTATTAAAAATATGAATCCAGTAAACAGAATATTCTGGATTAAAAGGAGCACTATAAATATCA is a genomic window of Methanobacterium veterum containing:
- a CDS encoding histidine kinase dimerization/phosphoacceptor domain -containing protein, which gives rise to MKEELKIIILEDVQYDVELIEYELRREGIKFISKQVEIEEDFINGLDIFRPDVILADHSLPKFDGVSALEIAKKIAPEVPFIFVSGKIGDEFAVDMLKKGATDYVFKNNLTKLVPAILRALTERDELTELKKSKIELQIALQEKEMLLKEIHHRVKNNLIMISNLLELQSHYIKDKTDFNFFRESQNRANSMALIHERFYQSSDLKSIDFGDYICTLATDLVNTYVNASGQIKLITDVENIMLDIDTAIPLGLILNELLTNSLKYAFPVTYSCEPSDGTSASHATFSCRFEDLTSISSSSTVQESANKNSMITVVFHKISDKFELIVKDNGIGFPKDLDYKKTGTLGLELINRITKQIDGIIELDTSEGTEFKITFKELEI
- a CDS encoding hemerythrin domain-containing protein, whose translation is MTEELFQMLKNDHDNVKNLLKEASDKEDSSKFREIKHQLNIHMEGEEEYFYPRLKRIDEYGVNQSFKEHEKARKMIKDMEEIHWKDKEWMNKLRELKKTVEAHFEKEENMIFPESEKLSTLQREEIAQNIEKEKMRKRLKSIPHEKLVPLPDDIDIPQTIPASKVKVPSMYINGDVEYEDSEGNKVDKENATHLRLTGIDRRSDIVVGPVKPKGMIKLTLYFNNENSPETREKSTSSKSKIFNEEYKPINK
- a CDS encoding DUF3892 domain-containing protein — translated: MEKWADYCISAVRFSGEGNYIDQVRVHKDKGNAMGDAEVWSRDQVVSALENNYTFITIFNGNQGIWDEGQKVNIVSVNGNKYIRTDEDHNPSDNLDKLPAVSFL
- a CDS encoding PAS domain-containing sensor histidine kinase, producing the protein MVGITVFFIFLHQAMALEKNKKLYRNTKEEVATLKLTENELKENQRTFETLISNLPGVVYRCRNDLNWTMEFVSEGCLELTGYQSEDIIMNKNVSYVDLILPEDRKMVWDTIQKALKENKHFKIIYRIITADSKEKHVWEQGNGIFSPEGDLIALEGFITDITKRKKAETDFKKSELYYRTIFENTGTATLIFGEDTIVSIANSEFEKLSGYLKEEMEGKKSWIDLIAEEDLEMVRNYHSLRKINPESVPQNYETKLINKKGDIKDVHITVALIPNTKNRVVSFLDITERKKTEGSLKESENRYRELLENSFDAVVIHDGNNVISANTVAMELLGIKTPEEFMNIPLIEFIHGDYHKTVMERVQKMLKNGETLPPIEEKFLRADGTSIDVEVLATGFTYNGENAVQVVFRDISHRKKIEKDIKASLKEKELFLKEIHHRVKNNLQIISSLLDLQGNYVDHKETVDVLHGSKDRVKSMAMIHDMLYQSVDLANIDFSNYIKNLVQDLFYSYGAKNNIKPIIDAEEVFLNIETAIPCGLIINELVSNSLKYAFPDNKSGEVFISLHQHDKYLELIIADNGIGLSEDINFENIQTLGMQLVNMLINQLEGSMELKRDGGTTFHIRFKELNYKRRF
- a CDS encoding succinylglutamate desuccinylase/aspartoacylase domain-containing protein, whose protein sequence is MQNKTKIEKALLAPSAYKLQIEVLNKFAAGDITKNRLIMQHIPKTSLTTQLFLAAKKGTPIVTFGRKNKPGIMILAGVHGNEYPAQIAAVKLINRLAVEELNVTVRVIPFAIPFSTERSLRSWKGQDPNRTANLYGTPTNNILAYSKRNRVKYLGDFHSTRPGGYPGKLSVLCSEIPCLLSFQMADFIEKETKSTLLSFTKAGSIYPGALEDVFNLAGIPAVTGESMSPHGTVMPGSVNASLEQMYAFLKFHKVLKKAPEAT
- a CDS encoding methanogen output domain 1-containing protein; its protein translation is MSGKKIMIVEDEVIMAMAVEQKLIDLGYNVVETVDRGEEAIKRAKQLRPDLILMDIILKGDMDGIEAAQHIHDDLDIPVIYLTAYSDDEILKRARITEPYGYMVKPFRTSEMKAHIEMALYKHESEKRNSENIKRKILADYYDFVLTALPQYAEASQEKLKDMLLNILEKRLEEEFKPNFDEEIGDELTEDPDVLFKYYLTWLSDLFNGFGIQNELLFNDQGYYIEFLNCPWKEDAKKKHVFCLNCYAIMNSSFKWIEFEGNVDQRTTIADGSKSCIFRFQ
- a CDS encoding secondary thiamine-phosphate synthase enzyme YjbQ, producing MEMEKFVLNKGSNKRVEIIDMTQDINDILTKSKIKDGVINIFAKHSTAGIVINENESGLVKDFQYALESLIPENNNYLHDKIDNNADSHIRSFFIGSSETIPVENSHLSLGTWQSVFFVELDGPRNRKFVITVMGK
- a CDS encoding DedA family protein, encoding MIDLATYFGNLAVNIVGTFGYFGVVIGTAFFPSEIIMPLAGVAVSQGKMTLGGIIAAAIIGDVSGALIIYGIAYIGGRPLMEKYGKYILIDQDKLEQADAWFEKYGPEAVLISKLLPIMGRVISVPAGITKMSLKKFVTYTFIGTLPFAVTLGYLGVQLGIKWPIIKEYLDTWDIIIVTVVFISILVYLIYKKRINTK